The following are from one region of the Marinomonas sp. CT5 genome:
- a CDS encoding ABC transporter ATP-binding protein gives MTNKTMPYAIELRDISKRFGAVQANKDICLQVPAGTIHGIIGENGAGKSTLMSIIYGFYEADTGHIEVDGKRVEIRSSQDAINAGIGMVHQHFMLVENFSVLENVILGAEGGAVLKKGIGAARVELQRLAHEYSLDIDVDAIVEDLPVGLQQRVEILKALYRGARILILDEPTGVLTPQEADHLFRILKALKDQGVTVLLITHKLREIMASTDNVSVMRQGEMVAHRETTQTSKEDLAELMVGKKVRLTVDKDEAKPSDVLLSAKNLSQFDSQGVKRLKNVSLELRAGEILGIAGVSGNGQSELLNVLSGISSMDEGEIHFAGQVITSAAPKDAAQMRDLKMAHVPEDRHKMGLVTGFEAYEAAVLGYHNSQDYNGKILMNRKAMLDECNERMAAWDVRPPNPHLKTANFSGGNQQKIVIAREVEQNPEVLLIGQPTRGVDIGAIENIHEQIVKLRDSGKAILLVSVELDEIMALSDRIIVMFDGAVVGELDAKDADEQTLGLMMANAYNEEQEGVSA, from the coding sequence ATGACGAATAAAACAATGCCATACGCAATTGAATTGCGAGACATCAGTAAACGTTTTGGTGCGGTTCAGGCCAATAAAGACATTTGCTTACAAGTTCCGGCTGGCACGATTCACGGTATTATTGGTGAAAATGGCGCGGGTAAATCTACTTTGATGAGTATCATTTATGGCTTTTATGAAGCCGATACTGGGCATATTGAAGTGGATGGTAAACGCGTTGAAATTCGTAGCTCTCAGGATGCGATTAATGCAGGCATAGGTATGGTACACCAGCATTTCATGCTGGTAGAAAATTTTAGTGTTCTTGAGAACGTTATCTTAGGTGCAGAAGGTGGTGCAGTACTGAAAAAAGGCATTGGCGCTGCACGTGTAGAATTGCAACGTTTAGCTCATGAATACAGTTTAGATATTGATGTAGACGCAATCGTAGAGGATCTACCGGTTGGTTTACAGCAGCGTGTTGAGATACTAAAAGCGCTGTACCGCGGTGCTCGTATTCTTATCTTGGATGAGCCCACAGGTGTATTGACACCACAAGAAGCAGACCATCTGTTTCGTATCCTAAAAGCGCTCAAAGATCAGGGCGTTACCGTTTTGTTAATTACTCATAAGTTGCGTGAAATCATGGCTTCCACTGATAATGTATCAGTGATGCGCCAAGGTGAAATGGTCGCTCACCGTGAAACGACTCAAACCAGTAAGGAAGATTTGGCGGAATTGATGGTGGGCAAAAAAGTCCGTCTTACTGTCGATAAAGATGAAGCGAAGCCAAGTGATGTTTTACTGTCTGCGAAAAATTTGTCTCAGTTCGATAGCCAAGGTGTTAAGCGTCTAAAGAATGTCAGTTTAGAGCTGCGTGCCGGTGAGATCCTAGGGATCGCAGGCGTATCCGGTAATGGTCAGAGCGAATTGTTAAATGTCCTTTCAGGTATCTCGTCCATGGACGAAGGAGAGATCCATTTCGCCGGACAAGTGATCACATCGGCAGCCCCAAAAGATGCGGCGCAGATGCGCGATCTAAAAATGGCGCATGTTCCTGAGGATCGCCATAAAATGGGCTTAGTAACAGGCTTCGAAGCCTATGAAGCGGCGGTGTTGGGTTACCATAATTCTCAGGATTACAACGGAAAAATCCTGATGAACCGCAAAGCCATGCTTGATGAATGCAACGAGCGTATGGCCGCGTGGGACGTACGTCCACCAAACCCTCACCTAAAAACGGCGAATTTTTCTGGTGGTAATCAGCAAAAAATCGTTATTGCCCGTGAAGTTGAGCAAAACCCAGAAGTGTTATTGATTGGCCAGCCTACCCGTGGCGTTGATATTGGCGCAATTGAAAACATTCACGAACAAATTGTAAAACTAAGAGATTCAGGTAAAGCCATTTTACTTGTGTCTGTTGAATTGGATGAAATTATGGCACTGAGTGATCGCATTATTGTGATGTTTGATGGTGCGGTTGTTGGCGAACTTGATGCAAAAGACGCTGATGAGCAAACCTTAGGCTTGATGATGGCGAATGCCTATAACGAAGAGCAAGAAGGGGTATCCGCATGA